A genomic window from Gossypium hirsutum isolate 1008001.06 chromosome D10, Gossypium_hirsutum_v2.1, whole genome shotgun sequence includes:
- the LOC107886684 gene encoding LOW QUALITY PROTEIN: GDSL esterase/lipase At5g45920 (The sequence of the model RefSeq protein was modified relative to this genomic sequence to represent the inferred CDS: inserted 1 base in 1 codon) yields the protein MRPTIYLFGDSITESSFADGGWGAALANHFCRTLDVVLRGYSGYNTRWALKVLDRVFPXVGHDGAAAAPPVAVTVFFGANDACLPDRYAAFQHVPLDEYKQNLHSIVSSLKKRWPKTLVLLITPPPIDEDGRLRHPYVENPSGLPERTNEAAGSFAKACVETAEECGIAVVDLWTRMQQYTDWRKAYLSDGLHLTKEGNKVVFEEVMKKLEERGLSLEKLKADLPLIADIDHDDPLKAFQQ from the exons ATGAGGCCGACGATCTATCTTTTTGGAGACTCAATCACAGAGTCTTCCTTTGCTGACGGTGGTTGGGGTGCTGCTCTCGCCAACCATTTCTGTCGGACG CTTGATGTGGTGCTGAGAGGGTATAGTGGGTACAATACAAGGTGGGCGCTGAAGGTACTTGATAGGGTTTTCC CGGTGGGTCACGACGGTGCGGCTGCTGCGCCGCCAGTTGCGGTAACCGTGTTTTTTGGAGCTAATGATGCTTGCCTCCCTGATAGATACGCTGCTTTCCAACACGTCCCACTTGATGAGTACAAGCAGAACCTACACTCCATCGTCTCTTCCCTCAAG AAGCGGTGGCCAAAAACACTCGTACTCCTAATTACCCCTCCTCCGATTGATGAAGATGGACGCCTTAG ACATCCTTATGTTGAGAACCCATCGGGTTTGCCCGAGAGGACAAATGAAGCTGCCGGCTCTTTTGCCAAGGCATGTGTTGAAACAGCTGAAGAATGTGGGATCGCTGTGGTGGATCTGTGGACCAGGATGCAGCAATATACTGACTGGCGCAAAGCTTATCTTAG CGATGGTTTGCACCTCACAAAGGAAGGCAACAAGGTTGTATTTGAGGAAGTGATGAAAAAGCTGGAAGAGAGAGGTTTAAGCCTTGAAAAGCTAAAAGCTGATCTCCCACTTATTGCTGATATTGACCATGATGACCCACTTAAGGCTTTTCAGCAGTAG